The following is a genomic window from Spirosoma foliorum.
TACCTTACAAGGGTCGTTCAGGTCAAGTAAAAAAGCACCAATCGCATACTTCCGCATGGGGCCAACGCCGTGACTGAGTACCAGCCAACCCGCTTCAGTTTCAATGGGCGAACCACAGTTGCCTAACTGTACATACTCCCAATTGTAGGTTGGTTTCAATAGGATGTCTTTGGTCTGCCAGAAGTACAGATCGTCGGAGTACATCAGGTAAATGTTCTCTCCATCCTGCCGCGAAATCATGGCATATTTCCCATTGACTTTACGCGGAAACAGCGCCATACCTTTATTCGAGACTTCGGCTCCGTTCAGTGTACTTACGCTGAAATGCGTGAAATCCTTGGTTTCAAGCAATTGCGGGAATGTCACTCGACCATTGTAGGCGGTGTAGGTCGCGTAGTAGGTTATCTGCCCATCATCATCCGTAAACTGAACGAAACGCGCATCCTCAATTCCATTGGTTTCATTCGGTGAATTGGGAAAAATACAGCGCTCGTCCAAGCTCTGATCATCATCGAAGTGAACCTCATAATTCGACTTGGCTAGCGCCAATAATCCACTCGCAATCGTCTCGTATTCTGCATTATAGCGAAACTGGGCTGAAACCCGTTTAATCTGAGCTTCGAGTTCGGAGAGACTAAAGGCATCACCCAGGCCTGCCATCATTTTTTCCTGAATGCTATTTTCCAGACGCAATTCGTAAAGTTTACGCTCAAAAATAGCACGGTTAAATACATGGTTAGGAACCATGTCGGGCGATGTCACGTAACGGGATGGTTTCCGTAATACGATTTTTCCTGTATCGTCTATATAGCCCATCCGAAATGAGATCGACGAAACGTGCCCCTCTCCTGTTGCACGTAAACTCAGGATAAAACGCTTATATCCTGGTGGCACGTTGGTCTGATCTGGATGCCAGATCATAGATGGATTGAACAACGCAGCCGACTCCAGCGAATATTCCATCGTGAAATACGCACCAAGCAGCAGCTTACGATCTTCCGTTAATGGCTCATCGGTCAACAGCTGCGTCTTAATTTGCTCAAACCGCTGTAGTAAAAACCGTTCGAGTTTGTAGTGGCGCCCGCCAAATTCCCGAATCACCTCGTCGAGCTTTTGTTCGGCTTCTTCATCGGTCATGCTACCGACACGCGCAATAATTTTCAGGGTACGGGTAGTGCTACCCAGTTCAAATGGACGAAACAAAACTCGGGTAGGATCGGGCCGTAGGACAATACCCGTTCGGGTGGCTTTTATACTCATCAGCGTCAGTAAGAAGGTGGTCAGTCAGACAGTTTATTCTCAAAATGGGTCTGAGTTAACATAGTACATGACTCTCGCAGAGAGTCGTGCCACAGTTTAATTAAGTGCAATTAGCAACCGTGGCACAGCTTTCTGCGAAAGTCATGTATTATAATCCAACTGTAAAACGAAATAACTGTTTGACTTCTTATCCATTTAGCAAAGCGGGTATATCAACGCTTACCGGCTTTACCGCAACCTTCTTTTTTTGAACCATATGCAATTCGGCCAACGCAATCAGGTAAGACAATGTCGACTCGGCACCCTGATTTTGGTTAACCCGATCAATATGCAGACCATCCCGGCAACCACCTGTTTGCTGATCGTAAAGGGGCAAACCCAGATCATTGAACCCTGAAAACCACTTAAATACCCGGATTGCCGTCCGATGCCACTCAGCATCGCCCGTTACTTCCAGAGCCGCCAAACAAGCAGAAACGGTACTCTGCGCTTCGAGCGGTTGCTGATCGAAATAAGCTCGGGTCTGACCTTTGGTATAAAATCCATTCGACCCAATGGGCTGGAAATGCCCGTAAGAAGCCGTTTGCAAATTTATTAGCCAGCGAAGTGATGTAAGACCAATTTCGATCAACCGTGCATCGCCCGAACGAAGCAGTGCATGTGCCAGTACGGCATTATCGTACGACAAGGTATTTTCGAACCATGGCCATTCGTCCGTAGCAGTTTCTGTATAACGGAACACCAGCTTGTCGAGTAGTTGTCGTTGAATGGTTTTGGCCAGGCGGTCGTCGTTGAATTTCTTTTGATACTCATGAATGCCCAGCAACGCGAATGCCCAGGATCGTGGCGATGGCATATTTACAACACTCGGAAGTACTTTTTCGAAAAGGTTCATGGCCCAACTAATCGTATTCCGGTCTGTAGCCCGACCAATGCAAGTGCCTAACGCCCAGATGGTCCGGCCGGTACTATCATCAGAACCTACCTCTTCAAGCCAACGTCGATCGTAGCTCATGAAATTGCGGAATCGTCGGTAATCGTGCGCATAGGCATGATTAATAAAGGCGCAGTAATTATCGGCTGTGCGTGCTAATTTGGCATCGCTCAATCCGGCTTCCTGCAAAATTTGCGTCAAAATCAGCGCCCGTGCATTATCGTCTGTGCAATATCCTTCTTCGTAATAAGGCAAATGATGGCGGGCGTGTTGAACAATTCCCGTCGAATCGGTTAAGCGGAACAGATGATCAAGCCGAAGCGTAGGTAGTTTAAAGGCTGCGCTGGTATGGCCACCCACCGAGTAAGGAACCTGGCTGTTGATGCTACTCATCCGCTCCTGGCGAGCCTGTGTAAATGAGTGAGCATATAACTGAATAGTTCGCTCCCAGATCATCTCACGGCCCATCATATACGCCTTTTTCCGCATAGCATGACGCATAG
Proteins encoded in this region:
- a CDS encoding glycoside hydrolase family 130 protein, which encodes MSIKATRTGIVLRPDPTRVLFRPFELGSTTRTLKIIARVGSMTDEEAEQKLDEVIREFGGRHYKLERFLLQRFEQIKTQLLTDEPLTEDRKLLLGAYFTMEYSLESAALFNPSMIWHPDQTNVPPGYKRFILSLRATGEGHVSSISFRMGYIDDTGKIVLRKPSRYVTSPDMVPNHVFNRAIFERKLYELRLENSIQEKMMAGLGDAFSLSELEAQIKRVSAQFRYNAEYETIASGLLALAKSNYEVHFDDDQSLDERCIFPNSPNETNGIEDARFVQFTDDDGQITYYATYTAYNGRVTFPQLLETKDFTHFSVSTLNGAEVSNKGMALFPRKVNGKYAMISRQDGENIYLMYSDDLYFWQTKDILLKPTYNWEYVQLGNCGSPIETEAGWLVLSHGVGPMRKYAIGAFLLDLNDPCKVIGRTVEPILSPDENEREGYVPNVVYSCGALINNDELIIPYAMADHASSFATVNVKELLAELTGQTKSENVPNEVTA
- a CDS encoding glycosyltransferase family 4 protein codes for the protein MTTHTNFSGIQNQNDQRLNVWEHNPKNVAFVGDYLPRQCGIATFTSDLYQSYNSFIPDSNALVISVNDTPDGYDYPSEVRYDFYQHDQDAYRKAAEFLNSKDVDVVCLQHEYGIYGGSAGSYILTLLRNLTMPVVTTFHTILKDPNEEQLVVLKSIADLSSRVVCMSEKGRDFLINIYEVPADKIDLIAHGIPDMPFVDPHFYKDKFGMEGKQTVLTFGLLSPNKGIENVIRALPRIVKQHPNVVYMVLGATHPHLIKHEGEAYRDSLKKLAADLGVRDHIRFYNQFVELEDLREYLGSADIYITPYLNPAQITSGTLSYAFGCGKAVISTPYWHAEELLAEGRGILVPFGDSEAIADQIINLLTDEPMRHAMRKKAYMMGREMIWERTIQLYAHSFTQARQERMSSINSQVPYSVGGHTSAAFKLPTLRLDHLFRLTDSTGIVQHARHHLPYYEEGYCTDDNARALILTQILQEAGLSDAKLARTADNYCAFINHAYAHDYRRFRNFMSYDRRWLEEVGSDDSTGRTIWALGTCIGRATDRNTISWAMNLFEKVLPSVVNMPSPRSWAFALLGIHEYQKKFNDDRLAKTIQRQLLDKLVFRYTETATDEWPWFENTLSYDNAVLAHALLRSGDARLIEIGLTSLRWLINLQTASYGHFQPIGSNGFYTKGQTRAYFDQQPLEAQSTVSACLAALEVTGDAEWHRTAIRVFKWFSGFNDLGLPLYDQQTGGCRDGLHIDRVNQNQGAESTLSYLIALAELHMVQKKKVAVKPVSVDIPALLNG